The window AGCAGCGGCTTCCCCGAGTGGGCGACCTGCTCCAGGAGCGGGAGCATGTCCTTCATCACGCTGAGCTTCTTCTCGTGGATGAGGATGAGGCAGTCCTCGAGAACGGCTTCCATGCGCTCCGCATCGGTCACCATGTAGGGCGACAGGTAGCCGCGATCGAACTGCATGCCCTCGACGACCTCGAGGGCGGTCTCCATCCCCTTGGCCTCTTCGACCGTGACGACCCCGTCCTTGCCGACCTTCTCCATGGCCTCCGCGATGAGGCTGCCGATGGCGGGGTCGTTGTTCGCCGCGATCGTGGCGACCTGGGCGATCTCTTTCTTGTCCTTCGTGGACTTCGACATCTTCTGGAGGTTCTTGACCACGTGCTCGACCGCCTGCTCGATACCCCGCTGGAGCCCCATGGGGTTCGCGCCCGCGGTCACGTTCTTGAGACCGCCGCGGAAGATGGCCTGGGCCAGCACGGTCGCGGTGGTGGTCCCGTCGCCGGCGATGTCGGAGGTCTTGGAGGCGACCTCCTTGATCATCTGGGCGCCCATGTTCTCGTAGTGGTTCTTGAGCTCGATCTCCTTGGCCACCGTCACCCCGTCCTTGGTGATGGTGGGGCTGCCGAACTTCTTGTCGATGACGACGTTGCGTCCCTTCGGGCCCAGCGTGACCTTGACCGCGTGGGCCATGACGTTGACTCCGCGCAGGAGCGCGGCGCGGGCTTCTTCATTGAACAGGAGTTGTTTCGACATGGAATGTTCCTCTCATGGGTGCGAACGGGAAACCGCGGCGGAGGTGCGTGTTCAGGAAGCGAGGATGCCGAGGACGTCTTCCTCCTTCATGATGAGATACTCCTCACCGTCGAGCTTGACCTCGCTGCCGGCGTACTTGCCGAAGAGCACGCGGTCCCCCGTCTTGACGTCGAGCGGGTTCTTCTTGCCGGTCTCGGATACTCTGCCCTTGCCGACCGCGATGACTTTCCCTTCCTGCGGCTTCTCCTTGGCGCTGTCCGGGATGATGATGCCGCCGCGTCGAGCCTGTTCCTCCTCGATTCGCTTGACGAGGACGCGGTCGTGCAATGGTTGTAGGGTCGGTGTCGTCCGTTTCGTCTGAGGCATGATGTCGGTCCCTCCCACCCTCACGCTACGCGGTCTGTCGGAGAACAAGTAGTGGACCAAAGGGTAGTAGCCGGGCACGGTCGGGCCGCCTAGTATCAAGAGCGTGAATGACGCTGCTCACCTTCCGGGGCTAGCGACGTGAGACAGGCGGGCTACGCCACCCTCGCGAAGACGATCGACGAGCTGGCCAGGTGCGGGTTCATCGAGCACTTCGGGGTGAGCGGCGATGGCCTGCTGTCATTCGACAGCGGGCGAACATTCAGCGCGGACGAGGTGGTGATTCGGGAATACCATCGCTTCGAGGGGGTCTCAGATCCGGACGACATGTCGATCGTCTATGCGATCGAAGGTGAGGGTGGTGCTCGGGGCACGCTGGTCGATGCATTCGGTGCGTACGCCGACCCGACGGTGAGCTCGTTCCTGCAGGGTGTGGCGTTCGGCGGAGCCGGCCCGAGCGCGCGTGAGCTGCCCCGGTTCGGACGGTACAGCTATGGCTTTCCTCCGCCGTCTCCGCCGGACCCCTCGCACGACGAGGGAGGCGAGAGCGGATCGGTCGCCTGAATCGTTCCGTCCGTCAACCCACCGCTCTCCCGGCCGCCGATTCGATCGTGGCTCACCCGGAGGGCCTGGCGGATCGCGCTCAGCACGGCGGACGGATCGAAGGGCTTCTGCAGGTGACCGGCGGCACCGGACCTCTCGATGCGCGCGACGGTCGGGGCGTCGTCATGGGCCGTGATGAAGATGATCGGGACGGCCAGACGTTCCTGCAACTCGAACCCGTTCATCTCGTTCATGTGTACGTCGAGCACGAGGCAGGCCGCACGGTTCCCAGGCAGCCACTCGAGAAACTCCCGGGCCGACGCGAACATCTCGGCCCGATAGCCGGCCGACCGCACGACCCGAAGGAGCGAGCGACGCATCGAGGCGTCGTCGTCCACAATTGCAATGGTCGGGCTGTTCAGAATGGTCGGGTTGTTCAGAAGGTCGTTCACGTGAGCTCCCCCTCGTCACCACGTTAGCCGCGTGTAGCCGGGAGTGCTACTGGACTTAGGTCCCGTGTCGCGGCACCGGCTGCGTATCGACCGGCAGTGAGAACTCGAAGGTGGCGCCCCCGTCGGGGTTGTTGAACGCCCGAAGCTCGCCGCCGTGCGCATCGACGATGGTGCGGGCGATGGCGAGGCCCATGCCCAGCCCTTCGGGCTTGGTGGTATAGAGTGGCTGGAAGAGGCGGTCGACGTCTCCCGTGTCGATGCCCTTTCCCTCGTCCGCGATCGCGACCTTAACCGCTGCGGTGCCCGCCCTCGCCGTCCGGACCACGAGGGCGTGGCCACGCTCGTGGGGCCCGCTCATGGCCTCCAGGCCGTTGAGGACGATGTTCAGGACCACCTGTTGCAGCTGCACGCGGTCCCCCCGCACTCGAGGCAGATCCGCAGCCAGATCCAGGGTCAGGGACACGTGCCGGACGCCCATGTCGCTTCGCACGAGCTCGGCCACTTCACGGACGATGTCGTTGAGGTCGAGCGGCGCGTGATCGAGCTCCCCCTTCTTGAGCAGCGCCCTCAGCCGGGAAATCACCTTGGCGGCGCGCTGGTCGTCGGCGACGATATCGGCCAGGATCTCGCGCAGCTCTCCGACATTCGGAACGTCGGCCTCGAGGAGTTGCTGGGCCACGTGGGCGTTGTTCAGAATCGCGGTCAAGGGCTGGTTCAGCTCGTGGGCCAGCGATGCGCTGAGCTCGCCCAGGGCCGAGACCCGGCCGATGTGCGCCAGCTCCTGCCGGAGCCGCCCCACCTCGCGTTCCGCGTGTGCCCGCTCCAGGGCGTTGGCCACGACTTCTCCGACGAGGGAGACTCGCTCCAGTAGCTCGGCCCGCTCCGTGGCCCCGGAGACGAAGGTGCCGAGCACCAGCCCTCCAACCAGGGTCTTGCCGGCCCGCAAGGGCAGCGCCACAAAGGACTCGAGGCCGAGTGTCAGAGCGCTGGTCCGATCCTCGGCGGCCTCGACGGGAAGCTCGTCGATCCGGGCTACCCGGACGATGTCACCGCCCAGCAGCTGGAGGCTCAGCCACGGAAAGCGGGCGGAGTCCACCGGACCATCGATGGTCCACGAGCGGCCGGCGACGCCGGATTCGTGGAGCTCGAGTAGCACCGCACGTTCCACGTCCAGGAAGGCGACGATCGATCTCAAGGCATCCTGGATGTCCTCGTTGAGACTGGCGGCCGAGACATGGCTGAGCCGGACGGAGAGGGACGACAGGAATCGCTGAAAGCGCAGCCGCTCGGCGAGCGACAGCTCCATCCGCTTCCGCTCCAGGGCACTGGCGAAGGCCTCGCTCAGCAGGTGGAGGCGGCCGACGAGATCGTCCGGCCACGTCCGTTCACGGCGAACGGAGTCGAACGAGAGGACCCCCAGGACCGGGCCACCGGCCTGCAACGGGATCGACAGGTGGGAGCGCGTTCCCAGACGCTCGTACCCCATCCGATCCATCGTCGCCTCCGGGGGAAGCTCGTCGGTCCGAGAGAATCGGACGACGGCGCCGCGCCGCAGCGTGTCGGCCGTCCAGAGGAGGTGGTCGACCGCCAGGATCGCCGGAAGCGGCGCGACGTCCGGCTCGGCCCACGACACGCGAATTCCGTGGGCACCGTCGCGGTACTCGTCGAGATTCCCGCGATCGGCCTCGAGGAAGGTCACCATCTGGCGCAGCGCGGCTTCGAGGGCCGCGTCCAGGCCACTGGCCTCGATGTGAATGAGCTTCGCGGAGAGCTCCGACAGCTGTGTCTCGAACCGAAGACGGTCCTTCAGAAGACGCTGTGCGTGACGGCTCACCGCGCGGTGGCGCAGGAGCCAGAGAATGAGGACGGTCCCGAGGACGACCACGGGCACGTCGACCCCAAGGTGCCACGGCAGGCCCACGGCCCACTTTAGCGCCGAACGCCCCGCAAACGCGAGCGCCTGCTTGGGGGGCGGCGATGGCGTGCTGGACCTAGGTCCAATGGGCAGGCCCGTCCAGAGCGGCTAGAGTGAGGGGGTACGGGGGGAGGCGACATGAAGTTCCCGATCTTCATGATGTGGGTGCCCGTGGGATTGATAGCCGGTGGGCTGGCCCGTCCAGTCATGAGGACGGGTGGCTACGGGCTGATCGCCGACCTGGCCCTCGGTCTCGCCGGGAGCCTCATCGGGGGCTTGCTCTTTCTCGTCTTCGACACGTCGCTGGAAGTGGGGTGGCCCACGATGTGCGTCGGGACGTTTGTCGGGGCGGCCAGCGTGATCGCCGGTCAGAGGTGGTGGTGTGCGCACGCGTAATGTCCGAGATGACCGGGAGGTACCACATGCCCAAGGTATTCTGTTCCCAGGAAATCGATGCGAAGGAGCAGTGGCTCGACGTGCCGGGGAGAGGCAACATCTGAACTGCTGGCAGGAGAGCAATCGTCCCGAGTCCGCACTCGCGGCATCTAGCTCATCGATGGAGGGCGCCAATGGGACGCAAGCCGACGGCACACTTCGACGCGAAGGCGTTCCTGACGAAGGCCAGCACGGGACGATCGGTCTCGGTGTATCGCAAGAAGCAGGTGGTCTTCGTACAAGGAGATCCGGCGGATGCCGTGTTTTACCTCGAGAAGGGTCAGATCAAGCTCACGGTGGTCTCGGAACGGGGGAAATCCGCGATCGTGGCCATGCTCGGACGCGGCGACTTCTTCGGCGAAGGCTGTCTGGCCGGCCAGCCCGTTCGCATGGCCACCGCGTCGGCGATGACCGAGGTGTCGGTCGTGCGAATCGACAAGCAAGCCATGATCGCGCTGCTGCATGAGCGGTCGATCTTCTCCGAGCGCTTCATGGCGCATCTGCTGGCGCGCAATGTGCGCTTCGAGGAAGACCTGGTCGATCAACTGTTCAACTCGAGCGAGAAGCGGTTGGCGCGGGTGCTCTTGCTGCTGGCCCGCTTTGGCAAGGAAGGGAAGATCGAGCCGGTGATTCCGAAGATCAGCCAAGAAGTCCTGGCCGAGATGGTCGGTACCACCCGACCTCGGATCAGCGGGTTCATGAACAAGTTCAGGAAGCTCGGCTTCATCGAGTACAACGGCGGCCTGCATATCCACAGCTCCCTACTCAACGTTCTCCTGCACGGGTAGTGGTGGCGATTCAATGAGAGTCACCGCACTTTCTCGTGGTCTGCGTCGGGGGATGGGCCGAGGTGACCGTGCGCGTGGGTGTCGCCCTGGCTGGTACCGGGCTTCGTCTGGTGGGGCGCCCATCACCTCCAAGCAGGCTCCGCGCAGTCAGGATGTGCAGGCTCCTCGGTCTGCAGAGCTCACGAAAGCTGCAACGCTCGTGAAGGAAGCCGACGCCGCGTGCAACGCCGGCAATAGCGCCATGGCCACGGAGAAGGCCATGGCGGCAATCCAGCTTCTGAAAAAGTAGCCAGCCCCGACCTTGACGGCAAGAGCCCCAGGGGCTTGATCCTCTGGGGCTCTTACTGGTTAGTCCGC of the Candidatus Methylomirabilota bacterium genome contains:
- the groES gene encoding co-chaperone GroES, whose protein sequence is MPQTKRTTPTLQPLHDRVLVKRIEEEQARRGGIIIPDSAKEKPQEGKVIAVGKGRVSETGKKNPLDVKTGDRVLFGKYAGSEVKLDGEEYLIMKEEDVLGILAS
- a CDS encoding response regulator, whose amino-acid sequence is MNDLLNNPTILNSPTIAIVDDDASMRRSLLRVVRSAGYRAEMFASAREFLEWLPGNRAACLVLDVHMNEMNGFELQERLAVPIIFITAHDDAPTVARIERSGAAGHLQKPFDPSAVLSAIRQALRVSHDRIGGRESGGLTDGTIQATDPLSPPSSCEGSGGDGGGKP
- a CDS encoding ATP-binding protein; the protein is MGLPWHLGVDVPVVVLGTVLILWLLRHRAVSRHAQRLLKDRLRFETQLSELSAKLIHIEASGLDAALEAALRQMVTFLEADRGNLDEYRDGAHGIRVSWAEPDVAPLPAILAVDHLLWTADTLRRGAVVRFSRTDELPPEATMDRMGYERLGTRSHLSIPLQAGGPVLGVLSFDSVRRERTWPDDLVGRLHLLSEAFASALERKRMELSLAERLRFQRFLSSLSVRLSHVSAASLNEDIQDALRSIVAFLDVERAVLLELHESGVAGRSWTIDGPVDSARFPWLSLQLLGGDIVRVARIDELPVEAAEDRTSALTLGLESFVALPLRAGKTLVGGLVLGTFVSGATERAELLERVSLVGEVVANALERAHAEREVGRLRQELAHIGRVSALGELSASLAHELNQPLTAILNNAHVAQQLLEADVPNVGELREILADIVADDQRAAKVISRLRALLKKGELDHAPLDLNDIVREVAELVRSDMGVRHVSLTLDLAADLPRVRGDRVQLQQVVLNIVLNGLEAMSGPHERGHALVVRTARAGTAAVKVAIADEGKGIDTGDVDRLFQPLYTTKPEGLGMGLAIARTIVDAHGGELRAFNNPDGGATFEFSLPVDTQPVPRHGT
- a CDS encoding GlsB/YeaQ/YmgE family stress response membrane protein — its product is MKFPIFMMWVPVGLIAGGLARPVMRTGGYGLIADLALGLAGSLIGGLLFLVFDTSLEVGWPTMCVGTFVGAASVIAGQRWWCAHA
- a CDS encoding Crp/Fnr family transcriptional regulator, with the protein product MGRKPTAHFDAKAFLTKASTGRSVSVYRKKQVVFVQGDPADAVFYLEKGQIKLTVVSERGKSAIVAMLGRGDFFGEGCLAGQPVRMATASAMTEVSVVRIDKQAMIALLHERSIFSERFMAHLLARNVRFEEDLVDQLFNSSEKRLARVLLLLARFGKEGKIEPVIPKISQEVLAEMVGTTRPRISGFMNKFRKLGFIEYNGGLHIHSSLLNVLLHG